A window of Fusobacterium sp. SYSU M8D902 contains these coding sequences:
- a CDS encoding aminoglycoside adenylyltransferase produces the protein MTRKEITTKEDLMKIIELFESIGITYWLDGGWGVDILAGRQTRPHRDIDIDFDEKYTEKLLEILLKIGYRIDTDWSPVRIELYSDELGYLDIHPFILATDGTSKQANLEGGWYEFEKDYFDSVSFEGKIIPCISLKGQKIFHTGYELREKDKHDILILENL, from the coding sequence ATGACTAGAAAAGAAATAACAACAAAAGAAGATTTAATGAAAATAATTGAGCTATTTGAAAGTATAGGAATTACATATTGGCTTGATGGAGGTTGGGGAGTAGATATTTTAGCAGGAAGACAGACAAGACCTCATAGAGATATTGATATTGATTTTGATGAAAAATATACAGAGAAATTACTAGAAATACTTTTAAAAATAGGTTATAGAATAGATACTGATTGGAGTCCTGTTAGAATAGAACTTTATAGTGATGAACTTGGATATTTAGACATTCACCCATTTATTCTAGCAACTGACGGAACATCAAAACAAGCTAATTTAGAAGGCGGTTGGTATGAATTTGAAAAAGATTATTTTGATAGTGTGAGTTTTGAAGGGAAAATAATTCCTTGTATATCTTTAAAAGGACAAAAAATTTTTCACACTGGATATGAATTAAGAGAAAAAGATAAACACGATATTTTAATTCTTGAAAATTTATAA